ACTGGCGCTGGCGGCGGGCCTGGCGGAGCGTCTGGAGATCAGCGCCGCCCTTGCCCCGGGGGGGCGCCCTGAACCGCTGCTGCGGGGCGGCTGGAGCCGCCTGGGGCTGGTGGGCCATGAACCCGACCTCAGCGCGTTGGCGACGGCGCTTTGCGGGGCGCCCGCCGGCAGCCTGCGGCTGCGCAAGGCGGGGGTGGTGCTGCTGGAGCTGGCGGATGCTGGTGACGCTGCTTCCAGCGAGGGTCCCTGGCCCCTTTCGGGGGCCACGCTCCAGTTGCTGCTCAGCCCCCGCAGCCTGGGGCTCTGAGGGCGCTGGAGGCTTCCGCCTGAGCCACCGCCGGTCGGTAGCGCTACTGCGGGCTTTGGGCGAGCGGTCCTAGGTTGCCGGCCTTCCCGTACCCCGCGCCGCGATGGTGGTCGACGCTTCCCCTCAGCCCGCCATGGGCAACGGAGTGGTTTTCCGCCCCGGGCTCGAGGGTGTGCCCGCCACCCAATCGGCCATCTGTGACATCGACGGCACCCAGGGCCTGCTCACCTACCGGGGCTACCCGCTTGAGGAGCTGGCGGCCCACAGCAGCTTCCTGGAAACCACCCACCTGCTGATCTGGGGTGAGTTGCCCAACGCCGAGGAACTGCGGGCCTTCGAGCGGGAGGTTCAGATGCACCGCCGGGTGAGCTTCCGCATCCGGGACATGATGAAGAGCTTCCCCTCGGCGGGCCATCCAATGGATGCGCTCCAGGCCAGTGCCGCCTCCCTTGGGCTGTTCTATTCCCGCCGCGCCCTCGACAACCCCGAATACATCTACGGGGCCGTGGTGCGGCTGATCGCCAAGATCCCAACGATGGTGGCGGCGTTCCAGCTGATCCGTAAGGGCCAGGATCCGATCCAGCCCCGAGACGACCTGGCCTATGCCTCCAACTTCCTCTACATGCTCACCGAGCAGGAGCCCGATCCCCTGGCGGCTCGGATTTTCGATGCCTGTCTGATTCTCCACGCCGAGCACAGCCTCAACGCCAGCACCTTCAGCGCCCGCGTCACCGCCAGCACCCTCACCGACCCCTACGCGGTGGTGGCTTCAGCCGTGGGCACCCTTGCCGGACCCCTGCACGGCGGCGCCAACGAAGACGTGCTGACGATGCTCGAGGAGATCGGCAGCGAAGACCAGGTGGAACCCTGGCTGGATCGGGCGATTGCCGGCAAGCAGAAGATCATGGGTTTCGGCCACCGCGAGTACAAGGTCAAGGACCCCCGCGCCGTGATCCTCCAGAAGCTGGCGGAGCAACTCTTCGACCAGTTCGGCCACGACCCGCTCTACGACCTGGCCCGCAAGTTGGAGGAGGTGGCCGCCGAGCGGCTGGGCCCGAAGGGCATCTACCCCAACGTGGATTTTTATTCCGGCCTCGTCTACCGCAAGCTCGGCATCCCCGAAGACCTGTTCACCCCGATTTTTGCCATCGCCCGGGTGGCCGGTTGGCTCGCCCATTGGAAGGAGCAGCTGGGGGCCAACCGCATCTACCGGCCCACGCAGATCTACACCGGTTCCAGCCGCCGGGCCTGGGCACCCATCAATGCCCGCCCGGCAATCGCCCGCTCCTGACCGCCTGCGCCTAAGTTGCCCCTACCGCAGCTGCCCCCATGGTCCCTGCACTTGCAGCCGTTGCCCCATCGGCCGTCGTCTCCGCCGTAGGCGTGGTCAGTCCAGGCCTTGATCTGGAATCGAGTTTCAGCGCCGCGCTGGAGGGCCTTGGCCTCACCCCGGCCGCCGCTCGCCTGCTCTGGCTGCCCCTGCCGATGCTGCTGGTGCTGGTGGCGGCCGTCGTCGGGGTGCTCGTGACCGTCTGGTTGGAGCGCAAGATTTCGGCGGCGGTTCAGCAACGGATCGGCCCCGAATACGCCGGGGCCCTCGGCGTGCTTCAGCCCATCGCCGACGGCCTCAAGCTCCTGGTCAAGGAAGATGTGATCCCGGCCAAGGCCGACGGGCTGCTGTTCACGCTCGGGCCGATCCTGGTGGTGGTGCCGGTGATCCTTTCCTGGCTGGTGGTGCCCTTCGGCCAGCACCTGCTGATCAGCAACGTGGGGGTGGGCATCTTCCTCTGGATTTCCCTAAGCAGCATCCAGCCCATTGGCCTGTTGATGAGCGGTTACTCCAGCAACAACAAATACGCGCTGCTCGGGGGCCTGCGGGCGGCGGCCCAGTCGATCAGCTACGAGATTCCCCTCGCCCTGGCGGTGCTGGCGGTGGTGATGATGAGCAATTCGCTCTCCACCGTCGACATCGTCGATCAGCAGAACGGTGCCGGCATCCTCAGCTGGAACATCTGGCGCCAGCCGGTGGGTTTCCTGATCTTCTGGATCTGTGCCCTGGCCGAATGCGAGCGCCTGCCCTTTGACCTCCCTGAAGCGGAGGAGGAACTGGTGGCTGGCTATCAGACGGAATACGCGGGCATGAAGTTCGCCCTCTTCTACCTGGGCAGCTACATCAACCTCGTGCTCTCGGCCCTGTTGGTGTCCGTGCTCTACCTCGGCGGCTGGGGCTTCCCGGTGCCGGTGGAGTGGCTGGCCTCGGCCCTGGGTCAGTCCCCCGATGCCCCCTTGGTGCAGGTGATCACCGGCTCGGTCGGCATTGTGATGACCGTGCTCAAGGCCTACGCGCTGGTGTTCATCGCCATCCTGCTGCGCTGGACCACACCCCGGGTGCGCATCGACCAGCTGCTGGATCTGGGCTGGAAGTTCCTGCTTCCGATTGCCCTGGTCAACCTGCTGGTCACCGCCGGTCTCAAGTTGGCGTTCCCCGCCTTTTTCGGCGGCTGAGTCCCTCTGACGTCATCATGGGCCCCAGGCCTCCAGCGTTCTTCCCTTCCCTCCCAGGCTCATGTTCGGTTTCCTGAAACAGGTCGGTGACTACACCAAGGACGCGGTCAGCGCTGCCAGGTACATCACCGATGGCCTGTCGGTCACCTTCGATCACCTCAAGCGCCGCCCGATCACGGTTCAGTACCCCTACGAAAAGCTGATTCCCTCGGAGCGTTACCGGGGCCGCATCCACTTCGAGTTTGACAAGTGCATCGCCTGTGAGGTCTGTGTGCGGGTCTGCCCGATCAACCTGCCGGTGGTGGATTGGGTCGCGAATAAAGAGACCAAGAAAAAGGAACTCCGAAATTACTCGATTGATTTCGGGGTCTGCATCTTCTGCGGCAACTGCGTCGAGTACTGCCCCACCAACTGCCTCTCGATGACCGAGGAGTATGAGCTGGCGGCCTTCGATCGCCACAGCCTCAACTACGACAACGTCGCCCTCGGTCGACTGCCCACCAGCGTCACCACTGATCCGGCGGTCACCCCCCTCAAGGAATTTGGCTACTTGCCCAAGGGGGTCATCGATCCCCACGGAGTCGATCCGTCCCGTCCCCGCGCCGGTGCCCGGCCCGATCAGATCCTGGCGGCCCAGGCCGCTGCCGCCCCTGCCCCCGACAGCGGAGCCCCGTCCTGATGACCATCGCCTCCACCGCCCAGTACATCTCCTTCACTGCCCTCTCGATCACCCTTGTGCTGGGTGCCCTCGGGGTGGTGCTGCTGCCCAACATCGTCTATTCGGCCTTCCTGCTCGGGGGCGTGTTCCTTTCGGTGGCTGGTCTCTACCTGATGCTCAACGCCAGCTTCGTGGCTGCCGCCCAGGTGCTGGTCTATGTCGGCGCCGTGAACGTGCTGATCCTGTTCGCGATCATGCTCGTGAACAAGAAGGAAAACATGGCCGCCATCCCCGGGCTGGCCCTGCGCCGGGTGCTCTCCGGCGCGGTCTGCGCCGGCCTGTTCGCCTTGCTGTTGCGCGTCGATCTCACCACCTCCTGGGCCCTCCCCGGGCCGGTGCCCCTGGGGGATGAAGCCACCCTGCGCATCGGTGAACATCTGTTCAGCGACTACCTGCTGCCCTTCGAGCTGGCCTCGGTGCTGCTGTTGATGTCGATGATCGGCGCGATCGTGCTGGCCCGCCGCGACGTGCTTGTGAGCGATGTGATCACCGGTGAGCCGGTGGATCAAGGTCTGATCGAGAAGGAGCGCAGCCCCCTGCTGCTGGATCGCTCCGCCCTGGAATCGTCCCTGCTGGAGAATACCCCATGAGCCTTGAACTCCCCACCACCATCCCCCTGCAGGCCTACCTGGTGCTGGCGGCGCTGCTGTTCTGCACGGGCGTCTGGGGGCTGATCAACAGCCGCAATGCCGTAAGGGTGCTGATGAGCATCGAGTTGATGCTCAACGGCGTCAACATCAACCTCATGGCCTTCTCCAGCTACGTCGACGGTCAGCTGATCCGCGGCCAGGTGTTCGCGATCTTCGTGATCTGCGTGGCGGCGGCCGAGGCGGCCGTTGGGCTGGCGATTTTGCTCTCCCTCTACCGCAACCGTGAAACCGTCGACATGGAACGCTTCAACCTGCTGCGCTGGTAGGTCTGAGCGCTTGTTCATCGGTTCATTCCATGGTTCCAGGGGCTGAGCATGCGCCTGGAGATGGTCTGGCTGATCCATCGGGCCGGCAGCGCTCTGGCCCAACGCCAGGCACGCCGCTGCGCCTCAGATCTGCGCAGCCAGGGCATCGCCGTGGCGATGGCCGCCAGCGGCCTGGACCTGGACCCCTACCCGTCCCTGATCGCGGCAGGCGCTGACCTGCCCGATCTGGCCCTGGTCTTGGGGGGCGATGGCACGGTGCTGGGGGCCTCCCGTCACCTGGGACCGCTGGGGGTGCCGATCCTCAGTTTCAATGTCGGCGGGCACCTGGGCTTCCTCACCCACGACCGCAAGCTGCTGCGCCTCAGGGACGGCGATGGCGCCGCCCGGGAGCCCAACCTCTGGCAACGCCTGCGCGAGGACCGCTTCGCCCTTGAGCGCCGCATGATGCTGGAGGCCTCCCTGGAAGGCGAAGCCCCGCTCAGCCCTGCGGCTGGGGCGGCAGGCACAGCACCGGCAGCAGACTCTGCCGACGACGCGGCGGCGGTTCACACCGCCCTGAACGATTTCTACGTGCGCCCCAGCCTGGAAACCCTTTCGCCCACCTGCGATCTGGAACTGGCCATCGATGGCGAGGTCATCGACCACTTCCGCGGCGACGGCCTGATCATCGCCACCCCCACCGGCTCCACCGGCTATGCCATGGCCGCCGGTGGTCCGATCCTGCATCCGGGACTGGACGCGATCGTGGTCACCCCGATCTGCCCGATGAGCCTCTCCAGCCGCACCGTGGTGGTGCCGCCCCGGGCCCAGCTGGTGATTCGCCCCCTCGGGGAGCCCGGCCGTCGGGTGCGCCTCTGGAAAGACGGCGCCCAGGCCGGGGAACTGGTGCCCGGCGAACGCTGTGTGGTGCGCCGTTCACGCCACCAGGCCCTGATGGTGGTGCTGGAGCAGAGCCCCTCCTACTACCGCACCCTCACCCACAAACTGCATTGGGCCGGCAGCCTTTCTGCGGCCGAATCAGCGCGGCCCGGCGGACCCCGGGGCGGCTGATGGCACTGGAGATCGAGCGGCGGTTTCTGGTCGCTCCGGGGGAGGCCTGGCGCCTCCATGTGACCAGCCAGCAGGCCCTGCGTCAGGGCTACCTGGCCGGGGATCGTGAGGGTTTCACCGTGCGGGTGCGCAGCACGCTCCCTGAAGCGGGTCTGGTCAGCGAGCGAGCCCGGGGGGGGGCGGCCAGCGCCTGGCTGACCTTGAAGGCCCCCACGGGTGGCCTGGCCCGCCATGAGTTCGAGTACCCGATTCCCCCGGAGGATGCGGAGGCCTTGCTGGCGCTGGCGCCGGTGGGCTTGCGCAAGCTCCGCTACACGCTCGATCTGAGTGGCGGCGATTGGGTGCTCGACGTGTTCGAAGGGGCCAATGCGCCCCTGGTGATCGC
The window above is part of the Cyanobium sp. ATX 6F1 genome. Proteins encoded here:
- the nuoK gene encoding NADH-quinone oxidoreductase subunit NuoK, with protein sequence MSLELPTTIPLQAYLVLAALLFCTGVWGLINSRNAVRVLMSIELMLNGVNINLMAFSSYVDGQLIRGQVFAIFVICVAAAEAAVGLAILLSLYRNRETVDMERFNLLRW
- a CDS encoding NADH-quinone oxidoreductase subunit J; its protein translation is MTIASTAQYISFTALSITLVLGALGVVLLPNIVYSAFLLGGVFLSVAGLYLMLNASFVAAAQVLVYVGAVNVLILFAIMLVNKKENMAAIPGLALRRVLSGAVCAGLFALLLRVDLTTSWALPGPVPLGDEATLRIGEHLFSDYLLPFELASVLLLMSMIGAIVLARRDVLVSDVITGEPVDQGLIEKERSPLLLDRSALESSLLENTP
- a CDS encoding NAD(+) kinase, giving the protein MRLEMVWLIHRAGSALAQRQARRCASDLRSQGIAVAMAASGLDLDPYPSLIAAGADLPDLALVLGGDGTVLGASRHLGPLGVPILSFNVGGHLGFLTHDRKLLRLRDGDGAAREPNLWQRLREDRFALERRMMLEASLEGEAPLSPAAGAAGTAPAADSADDAAAVHTALNDFYVRPSLETLSPTCDLELAIDGEVIDHFRGDGLIIATPTGSTGYAMAAGGPILHPGLDAIVVTPICPMSLSSRTVVVPPRAQLVIRPLGEPGRRVRLWKDGAQAGELVPGERCVVRRSRHQALMVVLEQSPSYYRTLTHKLHWAGSLSAAESARPGGPRGG
- a CDS encoding citrate synthase → MVVDASPQPAMGNGVVFRPGLEGVPATQSAICDIDGTQGLLTYRGYPLEELAAHSSFLETTHLLIWGELPNAEELRAFEREVQMHRRVSFRIRDMMKSFPSAGHPMDALQASAASLGLFYSRRALDNPEYIYGAVVRLIAKIPTMVAAFQLIRKGQDPIQPRDDLAYASNFLYMLTEQEPDPLAARIFDACLILHAEHSLNASTFSARVTASTLTDPYAVVASAVGTLAGPLHGGANEDVLTMLEEIGSEDQVEPWLDRAIAGKQKIMGFGHREYKVKDPRAVILQKLAEQLFDQFGHDPLYDLARKLEEVAAERLGPKGIYPNVDFYSGLVYRKLGIPEDLFTPIFAIARVAGWLAHWKEQLGANRIYRPTQIYTGSSRRAWAPINARPAIARS
- the ndhI gene encoding NAD(P)H-quinone oxidoreductase subunit I, whose translation is MFGFLKQVGDYTKDAVSAARYITDGLSVTFDHLKRRPITVQYPYEKLIPSERYRGRIHFEFDKCIACEVCVRVCPINLPVVDWVANKETKKKELRNYSIDFGVCIFCGNCVEYCPTNCLSMTEEYELAAFDRHSLNYDNVALGRLPTSVTTDPAVTPLKEFGYLPKGVIDPHGVDPSRPRAGARPDQILAAQAAAAPAPDSGAPS
- a CDS encoding SixA phosphatase family protein, producing MGVRRELLLLRHGIAQERSPALEDAARALTPQGRRRSEQVLERLVAIGLRCDHLISSPLVRARQTAELALAAGLAERLEISAALAPGGRPEPLLRGGWSRLGLVGHEPDLSALATALCGAPAGSLRLRKAGVVLLELADAGDAASSEGPWPLSGATLQLLLSPRSLGL
- the nuoH gene encoding NADH-quinone oxidoreductase subunit NuoH — protein: MVPALAAVAPSAVVSAVGVVSPGLDLESSFSAALEGLGLTPAAARLLWLPLPMLLVLVAAVVGVLVTVWLERKISAAVQQRIGPEYAGALGVLQPIADGLKLLVKEDVIPAKADGLLFTLGPILVVVPVILSWLVVPFGQHLLISNVGVGIFLWISLSSIQPIGLLMSGYSSNNKYALLGGLRAAAQSISYEIPLALAVLAVVMMSNSLSTVDIVDQQNGAGILSWNIWRQPVGFLIFWICALAECERLPFDLPEAEEELVAGYQTEYAGMKFALFYLGSYINLVLSALLVSVLYLGGWGFPVPVEWLASALGQSPDAPLVQVITGSVGIVMTVLKAYALVFIAILLRWTTPRVRIDQLLDLGWKFLLPIALVNLLVTAGLKLAFPAFFGG
- a CDS encoding CYTH domain-containing protein: MALEIERRFLVAPGEAWRLHVTSQQALRQGYLAGDREGFTVRVRSTLPEAGLVSERARGGAASAWLTLKAPTGGLARHEFEYPIPPEDAEALLALAPVGLRKLRYTLDLSGGDWVLDVFEGANAPLVIAEVELERADQPVPVPPWCRWEITGLGELSNAALAHHPFACWGEEQRSHILQHLGGTDAAP